The genomic region CGTCACAAAGGCCCGTCGGACAAACTCGGCGCCGAAGTGGCTGGCATCATTGGTCGCGCCAAGGGTGATCCGGCGCTGGAAGAACTGCTTGCCGGTTGTTATCGCCCGCAGTCGGCAGACGATGCCGTCGGCGCGCTGCAACACGCCAGCGATCTGCTGAATGCCGCGCAGCCGTTGCACAAAAAACTGCACACCTCGCTGAAAAGCGGTCAGGTCAAACCGGTCGCGGGCGAACACGCCATCGATGCCGCGCTTGAAGCTGGAGTATTGCAACCGGTGGAAGCGCAGAGTCTGCGCGATGCCGAAGCGGCGCGACGCAAGGTGATCGATGTCGATGATTTCGACAAAGAGGAGTTGATGCTGGCAGAGGGCAAAGTCCGCTGATCCTGACAAGCATGTCCAAGAGGGCGCAGGAGCTTTATACTCCCGCGCCCGTTTTGCTCTTGAGGACTTATCTCGTGTCCAACGTCGTTGCCGATCATCTTGTTTTGCTCGACCACCTGCGCAGCATCCTGGTCGCCGTAGGTGAGGCCGAACAGGTTCCCGAAGAAAGCCATGCCCTGTTCCTGGAGCGCTTCGACGAACTGCTCGCATCGCTGCCGATCGATCCGATCGAAAGCCAGTACCTGGGCCAGGACATCCTGACTCAAGTGATTAGCCGTTACCCGCAGATCGCCCACCTGATCCCGCGCGATCTGCTGTGGTTCTTCGCCGGTGACTGCCTGCACTACCTGTCCGATGAAGAGATCGACCTGTATCAGGCCCTGGAAGAGCGCCGTTACGAAGCTGAACAGAACGACGAACCGTTCGACTGGAATCAGGAAAAACAGCTGCTGGCGATGTCCGCTCAGGACAGCAAGCACTGATTTAACTGTTTGGTTGAAAATCAAAAGATCGCAGCCTTCGGCAGCTCCTACAGTGGACTCACGCAATCCCCTGTAGGAGCTGCCGAAGGCTGCGATCTTTTGCTTCTGCGTTACAGCAATCCCTCGCTTTCCGGTAATTCATACGCCATGGCTGCGTTACTCGCACCACCTGACTTGCCCGGCTTGCTCAAGGTCGGCTCTTTCTGCAGACACTCCACCAGATAGTCGATAAACACGCGCAACTTGGGTGGCAGATAGCGCGTCGGCGAATGCAGCAACCACAGTCCGCCATGGTAGGACGCCAGAAAGGTCCAGTCCGGCAGCACCTGCACAATCAACTTCTGCTCAAGTGCGTAACGGGCAGTGAAATACGGCAGGCTGCCAATGCCGATGTGCTGCAACACCGCACCCAATCGCACACCGGTGTGATTGGCGGCATAGCGACCGCGCACACCCACCGTTACCGCTTTGCTGCCTTTCTTGAATTTCCAGCGTGCATCGCTGGGGGTTTCACCCAGATAAATACAGCTGTGATTGAGCAAATCATGAGGGTGAGTCGGGGTGCCGTACTCGGCCAGGTACTGCGGCGTGGCACAGAGCAAATGATCGATGGTCAGCAATTGCCGCCCGACCAACCCGGCCGGTGGTCGATCCGTAATACGAATGGCCAGATCGACATGGTCGTCGATCAAATCAACCTGGCGATCCTCCAGTAGCAACTCGACATCAACCTTGGGATAACGCCGCAGAAACTCTGGCATGTGCGGATGAATCACAAACCGCCCGACTGCTTTTGGCACGCTGACCCGCACCAGCCCTTCCGCGTCATGGGTGAACTGGCCACTGATTTCCATCACTGACTTGGCCGCGCTTACCATCTCCTGACAACGCTTGAATACCTCTTCGCCGCCATCACTCAAACGCAGCTTGCGCGTAGTGCGCTGCAACAGTCGCGTGGCCAAGGCTTTTTCCAGCCGCGAAATACTGCGACTGACCGCCGACGGCGATGAACCCAGTTGCCGAGCCGCTTCAGAAAAGCTGCCGGTTTCCACGACCTTGACGAAGATTGCCATCTCACCGAGCAGCGGGAGCGGAAGATTTATGCTCACAGCGCACAAGTCCTTTGATGTTTTAACGGATTATCACGTTATTACACGATTCATATAATAAAAATAGAAATTTAAATAAGGGCATGGAATATGACGCTTCGCCTCTTTTTCCATAGTGATGACCTCAAGGCTAATGTAGAAGTCCTCGACTGCACGCCCCACGAGAACGAATTTGCGGTGGTGCTGCGCGCCACCCTGTTCCATCCGCAAGGGGGTGGCCAGCCCTGCGATACCGGCTGGATCGATGAGAGCCAGGTATTACGCGTCGTACAGGAACCGGACCGGATCGTTCATTACGTCGACCGCCCCGTAAAGCTTGGCATGACCTGTATCCATGTCGATGGAGAACGCCGCAGCTTCAACACCCGTATGCATTCGGCCGGCCATCTGATCGGACATTTCGTTCAGGCCATGGGCTGGATGCCGATCAAGGCACACCACTGGCCGGATGAAGGTCGAGTGCAATTCAAACCCGGCGAAGCTGCGCAGGAAGTCGATACCGAGACCGTTCAAACCGGGATCGACCACTGGATCGAGCACGACCTGCCCCGCCTGACCTCGCTACGCGAAGGTGCGCGGGAAATCGGTTTTGGTGAACTGCCCGCCTATGGCTGCGGCGGCACCCATGTACGTAGCCTGAAGGATCTGGGCACAGTCACGATCGCGTCCCTTTCGCAGAAGAAAGGCACGTTGTCCGTCCACTACAGCGTGGATTGAGCATTTCGGGCGCTGCCTCACGCAGCGTCCGACGCCGGGGGAACCGCATTCGCCGGTTCCGTTGACTATCGATAGATGGACCTAAAAACAATGATGCTAGACGTCGAGCGTCTCGATGAGACGTGCATAAAAAAACTGGCCAACGAAGAAGTCCTCGCCATCCGCGTCAAAGGTTTTCTGCCTGAGCCGCTGGCCATTCAGATTGGCAACAAAATTCTTGCTCCAGGTTTTGAGGGTTACATCAACGCACCGAGCATCGGCCGCATCGGCATGGCTTTTTATGAGGCGGAAAACCAGCCGTTACTGATCGAAGACTACTTCGAACGCGCCACCAGCAACATCGCGGAATTGCGCAATCGCTGCGCCCCCTATTCGTCACCGATCGATACCTTGCGCTGCATGCTCGACGAATCCTGGCCGGCCGGCGCACACCTGGAAAATCTCTACGGCCGGAAAATGTATGTCGGCCTGTCGCGAGTAGTGAAACCCGGCGTGTGCTTCCTGGCCCATCACGACATCTTCGCCAAGGACGCCCCGGACAGTTTCCAGGCCCGCAGCCTGGAGGCGCAGTTCGCCTGCAACGTCTATCTGAACATGCCGACCGAGGGCGGTGCGCTGCAGATGTGGGACGACGACATCACCCCGGATCAGTTCGACGAGATGCGTGGCGACAGTTACGGCATCGAACCGGCGCTGCTCGGCCCACCCGCGCTGGAAGTCCGACCGCAACCCGGCGATTTCATCATGTTCAATTCGCGTCGCATGCACTCGGTGACCCCGGGCGTGGCAGATCCGCGCTTGAGCCTTTCCTTTTTTGTCGGCTATCGCGGCAATGCTTCACCCCTGACCTACTGGAGCTGAGATGTATTCGAATTATCTGGGCGAGTTTCTGGCGCTGGCTACTATTCACTTCCTGGCTGTGGTTGCTCCCGGCCCGGACTTCGCGGTGACTATTCGCCAAAGCGTACGCTTCGGCCGACTGGTGGGGATCTGCACGGCGCTGGGTATTGGCGCGGGGATTTCCGTACACGTGCTGTACACGCTACTGGGCGTGGGGGCATTGATGCACACGACCCCTTGGTTGTCGACCGTCGCCAAACTGATCGGCGGCGCTTACATCCTGTATTTGGGTATCAGTCTGCTGCGCAGTAAACCCAAATCGGCCCTTGAAGGTGAGAAAAACAGTGAGGAGCCGGTGGTTGCACAAACCTTGTTCAAAGCCTTCAGCACCGGTTTTCTGACCAACGCAACCAACCCCAAGGCCACGCTATTTTTCCTGGCCATCTTCACCACAATCATCAGCGCTGAAACACCTCTGCAAATCCAGGCGTTCTATGGTTTGTGGATGTGTTTTGTAAACGCGCTGTGGTTCGTGATCGTGGCGCTGTTTTTCTCGAGCAGCAAAGTACGCCTGCTGTTCATGCGCATGGGACATTGGTTCGAACGCACCATGGGCGTAGTGCTGATTCTGTTTGCCGGCCGCCTGATGCTGTCCTGGTAGGCAGACGCAAAACGCAAAAAGGCCCGCCGAATCGCTTCGACGGGCCTTTTTCTGCATGACCTGATGGCACAACCACAAATCCCGCGCATACAAAAACGCCGCTCTATTGAGCGGCGTTTTTGTGAATATGGAGCGGGAAACGAGACTCGAACTCGCGACCCCGACCTTGGCAAGGTCGTGCTCTACCAACTGAGCTATTCCCGCAATGGCGTCCCCTAGGGGACTCGAACCCCTGTTACCGCCGTGAAAGGGCGGTGTCCTAGGCCACTAGACGAAGGGGACACAGGCTACAACTTTCACTAATAAAAACGCCGCTCACGGAGCGGCGTTTCTAGAATTTGGAGCGGGAAACGAGACTCGAACTCGCGACCCCGACCTTGGCAAGGTCGTGCTCTACCAACTGAGCTATTCCCGCAAATGGCGTCCCCTAGGGGACTCGAACCCCTGTTACCGCCGTGAAAGGGCGGTGTCCTAGGCCACTAGACGAAGGGGACACGCTACCCGGAACACATGGTGTGTGTTTCGGTGTCCAGATCCGCATCCGAAGACTTGGTTCTGGTTTCACTCAGCACCGCCCGAAGGCACTGCTGTTTAAAATTGGAGCGGGAAACGAGACTCGAACTCGCGACCCCGACCTTGGCAAGGTCGTGCTCTACCAACTGAGCTATTCCCGCATTGGCGTCCCCTAGGGGACTCGAACCCCTGTTACCGCCGTGAAAGGGCGGTGTCCTAGGCCACTAGACGAAGGGGACACACTACAACATTCACTCCCTGCCGCGCTTCGCTGTGTGCTTTACGCTGCAAGTGGCGCGCATTCTATGGATGGATTGAGAGGTCGTCAACCCCTTGATATAAATTTATTTAAATCAATGACTTCGACCTGCTTTACGGCAGCAACCGGGCTTTTCCGTCGCCCGACGATTGACGCCTATATTCCGCCACTCGCCAAGACGTTATAGTCCACCGCACAGTGATGGCAATCTGCACCCGCAGCGCCAGCATTCATATAAGCAGCGTGCGGCCGATACAGATTGAACCTGCCGATCCAACCAGTCGAGCGGCGCTAGGCGGTTAAATGCCCAGCCACTACACTCGCATGCGAACCCTATAAAGAGGTCTTACCGGTGACACCACTCATGATCACCCTGCTAGTCATAGCCGGGATCGCAATTCTGATCGCCATTGGCTACATGAACCATGTGGTGGAAAACAACAAACTGGAGAAGGCCCGTACCAAGGTCGAACTCAACGACCGCCTGCGCCGCTGCGGCGAACTGACCGAGACCTTCCCGGGCCAGTTCATGACCCCCGCACTCAAGCTGCTGCTGACCCGTCTGGAACTGAACGTCTGTCAACGTCTGTTGAACCTGGAAAAAACCAGCGCCACCACCAAAGCGCGCATCACCGAACTGAGCGCACTGGTTGCCCAAGGCGAATCGATCCCGGTCAACAACCCTCCGGCGCCAATCCTGACCGAAGCCAAAGCCAAAGACGTACGCTTCCTGCTCGAAGCCCTTCACGGCCAAATCACCCGCGCCGCGCACGATGGCTTCCTGCCACCGAACGAAGCCAAACACTGGATCCGCGAAGTCCGCCACATCCTGGTGCTGCTGCATATCGAATTCTTCAACAACCTCGGCCAACAGTCCCTGCAACAAAACCAGCCCGGCCAGGCCCGCCTCGCCTTCGAACGCGGCGTGCAATACCTGCGCAAACAGCAGGATCCACAGGTGTATGCAGAACAACTGCAATACCTGGAAAAACTGCTGGCCCGCGCCAACGCCCAGGTCATGGACAAGATTGCACCGGTTGAGGGTGAAGAGAACCAACTGACCGCCGGCCTCAAAGATGCCGAGGCCGATGCCGACTGGAAGAAGAAAGTGATTTACGACTGATTGCAAATGTTGAAAAAGAAGCCACCGAGAGGTGGCTTTTTTGTAGGTTTGCGGGAGTGAACCTGATAGAAAACCGGTGAATGTGAGGCCGCTTTCGCGAGCAGGCTCGCTCCCACATGGTTTGAGTACATTCGGCAGAGATGGGTTGGCTGCCAGACCGCTTTCGCGAGCAGCCTCACTCCTACAAGGGGGCTGAGCACATCTGACAGAGATGGGTCGCCTGTCAGGCCGCTTTCGCGAGCAGGCTCGCTCCTACTAGGGGGCTGAGTACATCTGACAGAGGTTGGTCAACTATCCGGCCGCCATCGCGAGCAGGCTCACGCCTACATTGGGACTGAGTACATCCAATAGAGGATTGGTCGGCTGTCAGGCCGCCTTCGCGAGCAAGCTCACTCCCACAGAAAAGCAAAAGCAGCCCACCTCGCAACCGCATCAGCTCCTCACCACTCAACAGGATGAGCGTTAGCTCGGCTGAAGCTCTTGATCTTGATCTTGATCCACGGGCGACGTCGGAAGGCTGAGTGGAGGGATTGATCCGGGCGTGGGAGCGCAGCGACCGTTTGGCGCAGCCAAACACAGCGAGAGGAGGTGCAGCGAAGCAAACCGTAGGCGCTGCGCCCGGATCGATCCCGGAGCGAAGGAACCCCGAGCCCCAGCGAGCGGGCCGCACGTAGGAGCAAGCCTTTTTGGTTACTTTTTCGGCGTCTGGAAAAAGTGACCCGCCGTAAGGGCGGAACCCTAATCAGCAACACCCGCAGCAACGGATATTCCCCCAAAACCCCAAGAGCCTGGCCGGCCCAAAGGCCGCCAAGCCCAAAGCGTCAAAGCCGAAAATGCCCAACCATCCCACGCAACTCACTCCCCAACTGCGCCAGTTCAACACTCGAAGCCGCATTCCCGCGCATCGCGATCGACGACTGATCCGCACTCGCGCGAATACTCGTCACACTGCGATTGATCTCCTCCGCCACCGAACTCTGCTCCTCGGCCGCCGCCGCAATCTGCTGATTCATCTGCTGAATCAACGACACCGCCACCGCAATACTCCCCAGCGCACTCTCGGTCTGCAACGCATCACTCACCGCCAGCTTCACCAACTCCCCGCTGCTCTGAATCTGCTGCACCGACGAATGCGCCGCCGAGCGCAATGCACTCACCAGCCGTTCAATTTCCTCAGTCGATTGCTGCGTGCGCCGAGCCAGTGCGCGCACCTCATCGGCCACCACCGCAAAGCCCCTGCCCTGCTCCCCGGCCCGAGCCGCCTCGATCGCGGCATTCAGCGCCAGTAGATTGGTCTGCTCAGCGACGCTTTTGATCACCCCCAGCACCGTCCCGATATTCTGGATTTCCGCACTGAGGCTTTCGATGCTGGAACTGGCCGACGTCGCCGAATCAGCCAATTGCTCAATGCGCGCCATGCTCTGGCGCACCACCTGCTGACCACTCTCGACCTTGTCATCCGCCGTCTGCGCAGCCAACGCCGCCTCTTCGGCATTGCGCGCAACGTCATGCACGGTGGCGGTCATCTGGTTCATTGCCGTGGCCACCTGCTCGGTTTCTTCCTTCTGGCTGCTGACCTCAAGGTTGGTCTGCTCGGTGACCGCCGACAGCGATTGCGCCGAACTGGCCAGTTGCTCGATACCTGCCTGCAACCCGCTGACAATCGCACTCAGTCCCGCGCCCATCTGCTGCATCGCCAACATCAACTGGCCGATCTCGTCACGCCGGGTCACCTCCACGGTCGCACTCAAGTCACCGGCGGCAATCTGCTGGGCGACCTGAATCACGCTGCGCAATGGTGCGACGATCAGTCGAGTGATCAGCCACGCAGCCAACAATCCGACCAACAGCGCCAGCGCCGATGAACCAATGATCAGCAACGAGTTTTTCTTCAGTTCCGCCTGCATCGCGCCGTCTTCAGCGACATAAGCCTGATTCACCCGCTCGACCACTTGGTCGGCACGCTGGTGCAATTGCTCGTAGACGGTTTTTTCCTGCGCGAGCAATCCGGTGTACTCGGCCAGTTTGTCGTTGAAACCGGCGATATGCCCGGACACTTCATTGAGAACGGTCAGGTAACCCTCGTCCTTGACCGTGGTTTTCAGTTCTTCGGCTTGCGCCTGAGCCTGCGCGGCCTGTTCGATATTGCCCTTGCCGGCACTGTCGGCATCGCCCTTGCGGCTTTGATCGAGGCGAATCCGCGCTTCGTTCATCGCTTGCAGCATCAACCGCGACACCTGACTGACCTGGTTGGCCTGCTCAATGAACTGCGCTCCGTCCTTGCCCTCGGTGTCCTTCAAGGTATACGCACCGTCGTCGGCAAGTCCGGCCTGCAACACATCGAGGTTATTGGCCACACTGGACACCGACCAACTGGCCATTTCCAGTGCGAGGTCCTTGGCCTGGGTCAACGAAACAAACTCATCAAACGCTTTGCGATAAGCGCCGAGCGACTGCTGCACATCGTTCATGACCGGCACATTGGCCGCCGACTGCGCCTTCAACTGATCAGCCAGAGCAACCAGTTCGTCGACGCCCTTACGCAAGGCATCGGCGGTTTTCGGATCGCCGCGCAAGGCATATTCCTGCTCGAGCAGGCGCACCTTGAGCAAACTGCTGTTGAGCGAGGACATCTGTTTCAGCCCGTCGAAACGCTGACTGATGGTTTGCAGGGACCAGACGCCAATGGCTGCCACCAGCGCGGTCAGCAGCAAGACCAGCACAAACCCGATACCCAGTTTTTTTGCCATACCGAGGTTGGCAAAACGTCCTTGCATGGCCGAAATCATTGCGCGTAGTCCCCTGCCATTGTCAGTAGAGCGAAGAGTCGCAACGGCCATCCACCCGCACAAGTCTCTGGTGTCGGAATAATGGCAAAAAGCTACGCCCGCGTCGTTTTCAGAACGCTTGAGGTCGATCCGAACCGGTGTTGCGAAAAAACTGCCGAGCGCGTGGATCGCAGGCGTATGCGACGTTGATGCGCAACCAGTCGCCCGATTCGCCACAGGGACTGAACGCATCAGGCGCTGACAGCAACACGCCGCAATACTGCGCCTGCCGGCGTACCCGAACATGATCGGTCATGCGCGAGCGCGCCCAGATGAACAACCCACCCGCAGGCTTGCCGAAAACCTCCCAATCGGCGTCCTCCAGCGCCTGCAGCGCGGCGGCACGATCGGCATTCAAGCGTTGGCGCTGGCGCTGCACCAGTTTGCGGTAAGCGCCGCTGACCATCAGACTGGCCAGCACCGCCTCGGTAAACCTCGACGCCCCCAAGCCGCTGATCATCTTGACCTGAGCCAGTCGCCTGACCATTTCGGTTTCGGCGAAGACGAACCCGACCCGCAACGAACTGCTCAGTGTCTTGGAAAAACTGCCCACATAGATGACCCGCCCCTCATCATCCAGCGCCGCCAGTCGCGTACCGTTGCCCGTATGCAAATCCGCGTAGACATCGTCTTCGATCACGCGCAAATCATAGGCCTTGCTCAGTTGCAGGATGCGTTGGGCCACGCTAGCCGACAGGCAACTTCCGGTGGGATTGTGATGATGGCTGTTGATGAACAATGCGCCAGGCCGAAACTGTTGCAGCAAAGCCTCCAGCGCTTCGATATCCGGCCCGTTCGGGGTACGACGCACCTCGAGCATCCGCACGCCGTGCAGGCGCAGGAGATCGAACAGCGGCGCATACCCTGGTGTCTCGACCACCACGCAGTCTCCGGCCTTGAACAAGCTGCGCACGATCAGATCCAGCGCGTGGCTGGCGCCGCAGGTACTCAGCAACTGCGAACTGCGAGCCTCGATACCGAACAGCTTCAGACGTTTGACGATCTGCTCGCGCAACGCAGGAAGTCCCAAAGGCGTGCTGTAGTTGAACAGGCTGGCCATATCGGTGCGCGCCACCTCGCGCAGCGCATAGCTGAGGTCGTCAGGCTCGCGCCAGCTTTGCGGCAGACCACCGGCCCCCAGCTTCAACCCCCCGGCTGCCTCGCACACTGCATCACACCAGGCATAGCGGCCCTCGAATGGCGCCAATTCATCATCGGCGCCCAGTGTCGATGGCGAGGCGGCGACAATGAACCCGGAGCCTTGGCGGGCGCTAAGAACGCCCTGCGATACCAGCCGTTCACACGCCTCGACAACACACGACTGACTGAGCAGGTTATCCCGGGCGATTTGCCGCACGGAGGGCAAACGGGTGGCCGGCACTACGCCACTTTGCAGGATCCACTCGGTCAGTCCGTCAACAATCTGCTGCACGACCGGCACCATTGCCTGTCGATCAATTCTCAATTCCATGAGCAAGCAAACTCCTGTCCGTTTTGCTGGCGGCAGTAAATCACAGCCGCGCCGGACAGGCTGTGCGACAACGCCGCCAAAAGCGACCGTTCTAACCATTTGATACACATTGTTTAAGGAGCTTCACGGAACTGACCGTGATCCATAAAAAAGCCCGCAACGAATGCGGGCTGTTTTTATTGCGCGTTGTTCAGAATGCGGTGACGCCGCCGTCGACTGCCAGCGAGTGGCCGGTGGTGAAAGCCGCACCGTCGCTGCACAGATACAACACGGCACTGGCAATTTCCTCGACTTTACCGATGCGCCCGACCGGGTGCATGGCATTGGCGAATTCGCCCTTCTTCGGATCGGCCTCATAGGCGCGACGGAACATGTCGGTATCGATCACCGCCGGACACACAGCGTTGACGCGGATTTTCTTCTTGGCGTATTCGATGGCTGCCGATTTGGTCAAACCGATCACCGCATGCTTCGACGCCGCATAGATGCTCATCTTCGGTGCCGCGCCCAGCCCCGCGACTGAGGCGGTATTGACGATCGCCCCGCCGCCCTGAGCCAGCAATAGCGGCAGTTGATACTTCATGCACAGCCAGACGCCCTTGACGTTGACGCCCATGATCGCGTCGAACTCATCCATCGAGCCTTCGGCCAGTTTGCCTTTTTCGATTTCGATGCCGGCATTGTTGAAGGCATAGTCGAGACGGCCGTAGGTATTGATCACCTCGTCCATCAGATTTTTCACTTCGCTTTCGACGGTCACGTTGCAGCGCACGAAGGTCGCTTCGCCGCCGGCTGTACGAATAAGCGCTACCGTACCCTCGCCCCCTGCCGCATCCAGATCGGCCACCACCACTTTCAAACCTTCGGCGGCGAATGCCTGGGCGGTCGCCCGGCCGATGCCGTTGGCCGCGCCGGTGACTACGGCAACTTGACCGGAAAACGTCATGCTCATTGTTATGTCCTCAAAGGGATAGCTGCAGGTGATTTGCAGCATAGTCATTGAGGTATGCCGAGCGTCAGCACTATCCAATGGCTGTTTAGGTGCCCATGCGTCGCAGTGATAAAACCGTCCCGGTGATCATCACTGCACTGGATCGGCGTGCATTCGCCGCATCAGCCAACCTTGCGCCAATGCAGCCAAGCGTCTATCAACAAGACTTCATTCCGTTCGAGTGCCTGCCATGACCAACCAGACCAATCGCCAGTTCCTGCTCGCCAAGCGCCCGGTGGGTGCGGCCAACCGCGAGACCTTCACCTATCAGGAAGTGCCGGTCGGCGAACCGGCGGCGGGCCAGATTCTGGTCAAGAACGAATACCTGTCCCTCGACCCGGCCATGCGTGGCTGGATGAACGAAGGCAAGTCCTACATCCCGCCGGTGGGTATCGGTGAAGTCATGCGCGCGCTGGGCGTCGGCAAAGTCATCGCCTCGAACAACCCGGGCTTTGCGGTCGGGGACTACGTCAACGGCGCCATTGGCGTGCAGGATTATTTCCTCGGTGAGCCAAGAGGTTTCTACAAAGTCGATCCGAAACTGGCGCCGCTGCCGGTGTACCTGTCAGCGCTGGGCATGACCGGCATGACCGCCTACTTCGCCCTGCTGGATGTCGGCGCACCGAAGGCCGGTGACACCGTAGTGTTGTCCGGTGCAGCGGGCGCAGTGGGCAGCATTGCCGGACAGATTGCCAAGATCAAAGGCTGCCGCGTGGTCGGCATTGCCGGCGGTGCTGACAAATGCAAGTTCCTTATCGATGAGTTGGGCTTTGACGGCGCCATCGACTACAAGTCCGAAGATGTCGTGGCCGGGCTTAAACGCGAATGCCCGAAAGGCGTCGACGTGTATTTCGACAACGTCGGCGGCGACATCCTCGATGCGGTGTTGAGCCGCTTGAACATGAAGGCGCGGGTGGTGATCTGCGGCGCGATAAGCCAGTA from Pseudomonas tensinigenes harbors:
- a CDS encoding methyl-accepting chemotaxis protein, whose amino-acid sequence is MLAMQQMGAGLSAIVSGLQAGIEQLASSAQSLSAVTEQTNLEVSSQKEETEQVATAMNQMTATVHDVARNAEEAALAAQTADDKVESGQQVVRQSMARIEQLADSATSASSSIESLSAEIQNIGTVLGVIKSVAEQTNLLALNAAIEAARAGEQGRGFAVVADEVRALARRTQQSTEEIERLVSALRSAAHSSVQQIQSSGELVKLAVSDALQTESALGSIAVAVSLIQQMNQQIAAAAEEQSSVAEEINRSVTSIRASADQSSIAMRGNAASSVELAQLGSELRGMVGHFRL
- a CDS encoding alanyl-tRNA editing protein → MTLRLFFHSDDLKANVEVLDCTPHENEFAVVLRATLFHPQGGGQPCDTGWIDESQVLRVVQEPDRIVHYVDRPVKLGMTCIHVDGERRSFNTRMHSAGHLIGHFVQAMGWMPIKAHHWPDEGRVQFKPGEAAQEVDTETVQTGIDHWIEHDLPRLTSLREGAREIGFGELPAYGCGGTHVRSLKDLGTVTIASLSQKKGTLSVHYSVD
- a CDS encoding PLP-dependent aminotransferase family protein, coding for MELRIDRQAMVPVVQQIVDGLTEWILQSGVVPATRLPSVRQIARDNLLSQSCVVEACERLVSQGVLSARQGSGFIVAASPSTLGADDELAPFEGRYAWCDAVCEAAGGLKLGAGGLPQSWREPDDLSYALREVARTDMASLFNYSTPLGLPALREQIVKRLKLFGIEARSSQLLSTCGASHALDLIVRSLFKAGDCVVVETPGYAPLFDLLRLHGVRMLEVRRTPNGPDIEALEALLQQFRPGALFINSHHHNPTGSCLSASVAQRILQLSKAYDLRVIEDDVYADLHTGNGTRLAALDDEGRVIYVGSFSKTLSSSLRVGFVFAETEMVRRLAQVKMISGLGASRFTEAVLASLMVSGAYRKLVQRQRQRLNADRAAALQALEDADWEVFGKPAGGLFIWARSRMTDHVRVRRQAQYCGVLLSAPDAFSPCGESGDWLRINVAYACDPRARQFFRNTGSDRPQAF
- a CDS encoding PA2817 family protein — encoded protein: MSNVVADHLVLLDHLRSILVAVGEAEQVPEESHALFLERFDELLASLPIDPIESQYLGQDILTQVISRYPQIAHLIPRDLLWFFAGDCLHYLSDEEIDLYQALEERRYEAEQNDEPFDWNQEKQLLAMSAQDSKH
- a CDS encoding LysR family transcriptional regulator, giving the protein MSINLPLPLLGEMAIFVKVVETGSFSEAARQLGSSPSAVSRSISRLEKALATRLLQRTTRKLRLSDGGEEVFKRCQEMVSAAKSVMEISGQFTHDAEGLVRVSVPKAVGRFVIHPHMPEFLRRYPKVDVELLLEDRQVDLIDDHVDLAIRITDRPPAGLVGRQLLTIDHLLCATPQYLAEYGTPTHPHDLLNHSCIYLGETPSDARWKFKKGSKAVTVGVRGRYAANHTGVRLGAVLQHIGIGSLPYFTARYALEQKLIVQVLPDWTFLASYHGGLWLLHSPTRYLPPKLRVFIDYLVECLQKEPTLSKPGKSGGASNAAMAYELPESEGLL
- a CDS encoding LysE family translocator, with amino-acid sequence MYSNYLGEFLALATIHFLAVVAPGPDFAVTIRQSVRFGRLVGICTALGIGAGISVHVLYTLLGVGALMHTTPWLSTVAKLIGGAYILYLGISLLRSKPKSALEGEKNSEEPVVAQTLFKAFSTGFLTNATNPKATLFFLAIFTTIISAETPLQIQAFYGLWMCFVNALWFVIVALFFSSSKVRLLFMRMGHWFERTMGVVLILFAGRLMLSW
- a CDS encoding 2OG-Fe(II) oxygenase, coding for MMLDVERLDETCIKKLANEEVLAIRVKGFLPEPLAIQIGNKILAPGFEGYINAPSIGRIGMAFYEAENQPLLIEDYFERATSNIAELRNRCAPYSSPIDTLRCMLDESWPAGAHLENLYGRKMYVGLSRVVKPGVCFLAHHDIFAKDAPDSFQARSLEAQFACNVYLNMPTEGGALQMWDDDITPDQFDEMRGDSYGIEPALLGPPALEVRPQPGDFIMFNSRRMHSVTPGVADPRLSLSFFVGYRGNASPLTYWS
- a CDS encoding NADP-dependent oxidoreductase, whose amino-acid sequence is MTNQTNRQFLLAKRPVGAANRETFTYQEVPVGEPAAGQILVKNEYLSLDPAMRGWMNEGKSYIPPVGIGEVMRALGVGKVIASNNPGFAVGDYVNGAIGVQDYFLGEPRGFYKVDPKLAPLPVYLSALGMTGMTAYFALLDVGAPKAGDTVVLSGAAGAVGSIAGQIAKIKGCRVVGIAGGADKCKFLIDELGFDGAIDYKSEDVVAGLKRECPKGVDVYFDNVGGDILDAVLSRLNMKARVVICGAISQYNNKEAVKGPANYLSLLVNRARMEGFVVMDYAAQYASAAQEMAGWMAKGQLKSKEDIVEGLETFPETLMKLFSGENFGKLVLKV
- a CDS encoding SDR family oxidoreductase yields the protein MSMTFSGQVAVVTGAANGIGRATAQAFAAEGLKVVVADLDAAGGEGTVALIRTAGGEATFVRCNVTVESEVKNLMDEVINTYGRLDYAFNNAGIEIEKGKLAEGSMDEFDAIMGVNVKGVWLCMKYQLPLLLAQGGGAIVNTASVAGLGAAPKMSIYAASKHAVIGLTKSAAIEYAKKKIRVNAVCPAVIDTDMFRRAYEADPKKGEFANAMHPVGRIGKVEEIASAVLYLCSDGAAFTTGHSLAVDGGVTAF